The region GCGCCAGGAGGTGAAGAAGACCTCGAGGGGGGTGTGCGCGAAGTCGCCGCCGGCGTCGGAGACGATCGTCCGCGGGGCCATCAGATGGGGGCGCAGGGCGCCGAGTCCGTACGGGACACCGGCGGTGACCCCCAGGGTGCCCGCCATGGCGGGCACGGTGCGCCGCAGCAGCAGCCCGGCCGCCGCGCCCACGAAGAAGGCCAGCGGGGCGAGGGCGACGGCCGCCGGGCCGGTCGCGTCGAACGGTACGGCGGTGCCCCAGGCGATGTCCTGGAACTGGGTCCGGGCCGCCCGCCACCACCAGGTGTAGAGGGCCGCGAGGACCGCGGTGCCGGCCGTGACGGTGACCAGGGGCAGGGCGAGTTTGGCGATGAGCCAGCGGGTCCGGCTGACCGACTGTGTCCACACCAACTGGTGGGTGCCCATCTCCAGTTCCCGGGCGAACAGGGGCGCGCCGATGAAGACGCCGATCAGCGCGGGCAGCGCGATGAGCAGCCGTCCGGTATTGAGCAGCGGTGTGCGGTAGGTGTCGCTGAGGTGGCGGAGCGCGTCGATCGTGGGGTCGGCTCCCCTGCCGGGATGGGTCCGCCTGCCGTGGCAGAACCGCTTCCAGTCCGCGCAGTCCTGGATGTCGTGCGCCCGCAGGTAGCCGACCATCCCGGCGCGCTGCCAGAGGATGTACGCGGCGATCGCCGCGACGGCGGCGAGGCCCGCCCAGAGGGCGGCCCGGTGCTGCCGCGCCACCAGCCACACCAGTCCTCGGGTACGGGGCCGGGCGCCGGGTGCGCCGAGCCGTATGCCGACCGTGCTCATGCCCCCACCTCCGTACCGGCCGTCCGCGTGTCGTCCGCGAGCAGCGGCGGGGCGTCGGGAGCGCGCAGATAGCCGAGCAGGACCTCTTCGAGGGAGGGTTCGGTGACGATCCAGCCGTCCCCGCTCGGGGTGCCCTCGGGGCGTATCAGCGCGGTGAGCTGACGGCCTGTCGTACGGGTCTCGACCACGGTGTGGCGGGCGAGCGCGGCCGGTGTTCCGCCGCCGGTCGCGCTCGGGCCGGTGACGAGGCGGTGGGCGGCCTGGATCTCGTCCGTCCCGCCCGCCAGGCGGATCCGGCCGCCGCCCATCAGCAGCAGGTAGTCGCAGACTCCGTCGAGTTCGGCGAGCACATGGGTGGAGATGACCACGCCGGTGCCGCGCTCGGCGGCCTCGGCCATCAGCACGCCCATCATCCGGTGGCGGCGCAGCGGGTCCTGATCGGACATCGGCTCGTCCAGCAGGAGCAGATCGGCGCGTTTGCCGAGGGCGAGGGCGAGGGCCACACAGGTGCGCTGGCCGCCGGAGAGCGAGCCGACGCGGGCGGACAGCGGAACCTCGGCCTCCTCCACCACCCGTTCGGCGGCCTTCTGGTCCCAGCGGGGGTTGAGCTCCCGGCCCAGGCGCAGCGTGTCGGCGACGGAGAAGCGCGGGTAGAGCGGCTTGTCCTGGGCGACGAAGGCGACGCGCTCGCGGGCGGCGGGCGCGGAGGGCGCCTGGCCGAAGACCCGCAGCGTGCCGGTGGTCGGGGTCAGCAGACCGGCGGCGAGGGACAGCAGGGTGCTCTTGCCGGAGCCGTTGGGGCCCACCAGCGCGCAGATCCGCCCGGCGGGCAGGTGGAAGGCGACATCTCTCAGGGCCCAGCCGCGCCGGTACTTCTTGCCCAGCCCGGACGCCTCCAGTGCGCCGGCCGCCTCGATCTCGTCGGTCACCCGTTCTCACCGTCTTCCTCATGGCCACTCTCGCTGAGGGTGGCGGTCTCGCCGAAACGCTCTTCGAGGACCGAGGCCACCAGCGCCGTCACGTCCTCGCGGTCGAGCCCGGCGGCGCGGGCCCGGTCGGTCCAGTCGGCGAGCTCCGCGCGCAGCGGTGAGTCCGCGGCGGCGCCGGGCCGGGCCAGCGACCGGCGGACGAAGGTGCCCAGGCCCGGCCGGGGCTCGACCAGCCCTTCGCGCTCCAGCTCGCGGTATGCCTTCAGGACGGTGTTGGGGTTGATGGCGGTGGCCGCGACGACCTCCCTGGCCGTGGGCAGCCGGTCCCCGGGCTGCAGCAGTCCGAGGCGGAGCGCCTGTTTGGTCTGCTGGACGATCTGCAGATAGGTGGCGATGCCGCTGCGCCGGTCGATGCGGTACTCGACCATCCGTCCACCACCCTTTCACTAATCAGTTAGTGGAATGATGGTGGAGCGCGTCCGAGACAATGTCAACTCCTGGGCGAACGTCGACCGCTGAGCGACCGTCGGCCGCTGAGCGCATGCCGACCGCTCATCGGATGCCGACCGCAAACGCCACGCGGCGCCTCCCCCCTGGTCGGGTAGGGGGAAGGCGCCGCGCGGCCGGTCCGTACGCCGTTGTACGGGCGGAGATCCAGGAATCCGGGAGTCCAGTCCCAGAAGTCCCGGGAGTCCCAGGAGACTGAAGCCGGGAAGACCGGCAGGGGTCGGACCGGTCAGACCATCAGGGCCCGGTCGGTGGGGCGGATCGGGGCGGGGAGTTCGCTGGCCCCGGCCAGATAGCGGTCCACCCCGCGCGCCGCGGAGCGGCCCTCGGCGATGGCCCAGACGATCAGCGACTGGCCGCGGCCAGCGTCACCGGCCACGAAGACACCCGGCACATTGGTGGCGAAGTCGGCGTCGCGCGCGATGTTGCCGCGCTCGTCCAGCTCCAGACCGAACTGCTCGACCAGGCCGTTCTTCTGGTCGGTGCCGGTGAAGCCCATGGCGAGGGTGACGAGCTGGGCCGGGATCTTCCGCTCGGTGCCCGGCTTCTGCTCCAGCTTGCCGTCCTTGAACTCCACCTCGATCAGGTGCAGCCACTGGACGTTGCCGTCCTCGTCGCCCTCGAAGTGGGTGGTGGAGACGGAGTAGATCCGCTCCCCGCCCTCCTCGTGCGCCGAGGTGACCTTGTAGAGCATCGGGAAGGTCGGCCAGGGCTGGCCGGCGGTCCGATCGTCGCCGGGCTTGGGCATGATCTCAAGCTGGGTGACGGAGGCGGCGCCCTGCCGGTGGGCGGTGCCGACGCAGTCCGCGCCGGTGTCGCCGCCGCCGATGACCACGACGTGCTTGCCCTCGGCGGTGATGGGGGCGGTGGTGAGGTCGCCCTCCTGCACCTTGTTGGCGAGCGGCAGGTACTCCATCGCGAAGTGGATGCCGTTCAGCTCCCGGCCGGGGGCCGGCAGGTCGCGCGAGGTGGTGGCGCCGGCCGCGATGACCACAGCGTCGTACCGCTTGCGCAGCTTGGCGGCGTCGATGTCGCGGCCGATCTCCGTCTCGGTGCGGAACTTGGTGCCCTCCGCGCGCATCTGCTCGATACGGCGGTTGATGTGCCGCTTCTCCATCTTGAACTCGGGGATGCCGTAGCGCAGCAGCCCGCCGATGCGGTCG is a window of Streptomyces violaceusniger Tu 4113 DNA encoding:
- a CDS encoding GntR family transcriptional regulator; the protein is MVEYRIDRRSGIATYLQIVQQTKQALRLGLLQPGDRLPTAREVVAATAINPNTVLKAYRELEREGLVEPRPGLGTFVRRSLARPGAAADSPLRAELADWTDRARAAGLDREDVTALVASVLEERFGETATLSESGHEEDGENG
- a CDS encoding translation initiation factor IF-2 → MSTVGIRLGAPGARPRTRGLVWLVARQHRAALWAGLAAVAAIAAYILWQRAGMVGYLRAHDIQDCADWKRFCHGRRTHPGRGADPTIDALRHLSDTYRTPLLNTGRLLIALPALIGVFIGAPLFARELEMGTHQLVWTQSVSRTRWLIAKLALPLVTVTAGTAVLAALYTWWWRAARTQFQDIAWGTAVPFDATGPAAVALAPLAFFVGAAAGLLLRRTVPAMAGTLGVTAGVPYGLGALRPHLMAPRTIVSDAGGDFAHTPLEVFFTSWRGIGDGYLSRSGAKIPSDRCSSAIGQDGWNRCLARSGATQKQYEELHPASHYWPMQWMQAGICLAAAVALAAFCVWWIRRRPAVKEAA
- a CDS encoding glutamate synthase subunit beta; the protein is MADPKGFLTTGREVAETRPVDERVKDWNEVYVPGSLLPIISKQAGRCMDCGIPFCHNGCPLGNLIPEWNDYAYRQDWREASERLHATNNFPEFTGRLCPAPCESACVLGINQPAVTIKNVEVTIIDKAWDAGDVTPQPPERLSGKTVAVIGSGPAGLAAAQQLTRAGHTVAVYERADRIGGLLRYGIPEFKMEKRHINRRIEQMRAEGTKFRTETEIGRDIDAAKLRKRYDAVVIAAGATTSRDLPAPGRELNGIHFAMEYLPLANKVQEGDLTTAPITAEGKHVVVIGGGDTGADCVGTAHRQGAASVTQLEIMPKPGDDRTAGQPWPTFPMLYKVTSAHEEGGERIYSVSTTHFEGDEDGNVQWLHLIEVEFKDGKLEQKPGTERKIPAQLVTLAMGFTGTDQKNGLVEQFGLELDERGNIARDADFATNVPGVFVAGDAGRGQSLIVWAIAEGRSAARGVDRYLAGASELPAPIRPTDRALMV
- a CDS encoding ABC transporter ATP-binding protein, which gives rise to MTDEIEAAGALEASGLGKKYRRGWALRDVAFHLPAGRICALVGPNGSGKSTLLSLAAGLLTPTTGTLRVFGQAPSAPAARERVAFVAQDKPLYPRFSVADTLRLGRELNPRWDQKAAERVVEEAEVPLSARVGSLSGGQRTCVALALALGKRADLLLLDEPMSDQDPLRRHRMMGVLMAEAAERGTGVVISTHVLAELDGVCDYLLLMGGGRIRLAGGTDEIQAAHRLVTGPSATGGGTPAALARHTVVETRTTGRQLTALIRPEGTPSGDGWIVTEPSLEEVLLGYLRAPDAPPLLADDTRTAGTEVGA